A region of Numida meleagris isolate 19003 breed g44 Domestic line chromosome 26, NumMel1.0, whole genome shotgun sequence DNA encodes the following proteins:
- the DNAJC7 gene encoding dnaJ homolog subfamily C member 7 isoform X2 — protein sequence MLEDAAASSEREAESFKEQGNAYYAKKDYNEAYNYYTKAIDTCPNNASYYGNRAATLMMLGRFREALGDAQQSVRLDDSFVRGHLREGKCHLSLGNAMAASRCFQRVLELDHKNTQAQQELKNASTVLEYEKIAEVDFEKRDFRKVVFCMDRALEFAPACHRFKILKAECLALLGRYPEAQSVASDILRMDSTNADALYVRGLCLYYEDCIEKAVQFFVQALRMAPDHEKACLACRNAKALKAKKEDGNKAFKEGNYKLAYELYTEALGIDPNNIKTNAKLYCNRGTVNSKLRKLEEAIDDCTNAVKLDDTYIKAYLRRAQCYMDTEQYEDAVRDYEKVYQTEKTKEHKQLLKNAQMELKKSKRKDYYKILGVDKNASEDEIKKAYRKRALMHHPDRHSGASAEVQKEEEKKFKEVGEAFTILSDPKKKARYDSGQDLEEDGLNMGDFDANNIFKAFFGGPGGFSFEASGPGNFFFQFG from the exons ATGCTGGAGGATGCGGCAGCCTCTTCAGAGAG aGAAGCAGAGTCTTTCAAGGAACAAGGAAACGCATACTACGCCAAGAAAGATTACAACGAAGCATACAACTATTACACAAAAGCCATAG ATACCTGTCCTAACAATGCCAGTTATTATGGTAACAGAGCTGCCACCCTCATGATGCTGGGGAGATTCCGAGAAGCACTGGGAGATGCTCAGCAGTCCGTCAGATTGGATGATAGCTTTGTAAGG GGCCATCTACGGGAAGGGAAGTGCCATCTCTCCCTAGGGAATGCCATGGCTGCCAGCCGCTGCTTTCAACGAGTTCTAGAACTGGATCATAAGAACACTCAGGCACAGCAAGAG CTAAAGAATGCCAGTACCGTGCTCGAGTATGAAAAGATAGCAGAAGTGGATTTTGAGAAGCGAGATTTCAGGAAG GTTGTGTTTTGCATGGATCGTGCTTTGGAGTTTGCTCCTGCCTGTCACCGATTCAAAATCCTCAAGGCTGAATGCTTAGCGTTACTGGGTCGTTACCCAGAAGCACAGTCTGTAGCAAG TGACATCTTACGAATGGACTCGACAAACGCAGACGCTCTGTATGTCCGTGGTCTCTGCCTTTACTATGAAGACTGTATTGAGAAGGCGGTGCAGTTCTTTGTCCAGGCACTCAGAATGGCTCCTGATCATGAGAAAGCATGTTTAGCCTGCCGT AATGCCAAAGCACTTaaagcaaagaaggaagatggaaataaagcatttaaagaaGGAAACTACAAACTAGCATATGAACTGTACACAGAAGCACTAGGAATAGATCCTaataacataaaaacaaatgccaaACTCTACTGCAACCGGGGGACAGTTAATTCAAAG CTTAGGAAACTTGAAGAAGCAATAGATGACTGCACGAATGCAGTAAAACTGGATGACACGTATATTAAAGCATACTTGAGGAGAGCACAGTG TTACATGGACACAGAGCAATATGAAGATGCTGTAAGAGACTATGAGAAAGTTTAtcagacagaaaaaacaaaag AACACAAGCAACTTCTAAAGAatgcacagatggaactgaaaaaaagcaaacggAAAGACTACTACAAAATCCTCGGGGTTGACAAAAACGCCTCTGAAGATGAGATCAAGAAGGCCTACAGGAAAAGAGCACTAATGCATCATCCAG ACCGACACAGTGGGGCAAGTGCAGAAGtacagaaggaagaggagaagaaatttAAGGAGGTTGGTGAAGCCTTCACCATCTTGTCAGATCCCAAGAAGAAGGCTCGCTACGACAGCGGACAGGATCTAGAAGAGGATGGGTTGAACATGGGAG actTCGAtgcaaataatatatttaaggCCTTCTTTGGTGGGCCGGGAGGCTTCAGTTTTGAAG cttctgggcctggaaatttctttttccagtttggcTAA
- the TTC25 gene encoding tetratricopeptide repeat protein 25 isoform X2: MPKLLSKMTKRSLRAFTKKLRRYIPWVTLNLHWCSITEAANYAQSSRSSGWASRNPTRRSSTALEVRSSLSWCLQEQLKLPGPSSVKLENKKDLCFVSRQAESKKADQKLQIKLTKDQKGTKKQEPTRSQKTERQLLGELYADKAYLEKLLKDEDLMKSITRQGIKVEDMVLGGIAYLDTRAEFWRQQKPIYARVRERKLRQQKWVREKKPKPAEVARYIVKSMEDIDMLLTGESPEESCKKAERVLKRIQGWSEDEVPNKNELIGSLHSCIGNAQFEMGQMEAALKSHKMDLEFARQNNLPDVTSRALDNIGRVYARMGKFQQAIDAWEEKIPMAKSSLEKTWLFHEIGRCYLELGKAEEAQNYGEKSLQSALEEGDAEWQLHASVLVAQAQEKLKDYQSAIMNFEKALEKAKLVHSDAAQKAITAALDDVSRSFIEDLKAREREMKVHALKDHDLSSENAEDDNSEDTERQESEQSPENQTGEKEGAEREKEQGNDGAELNEQDEKENEGKEERSKQEEEGSERKEEGNEREEGNKIKEEGNEKEGNEREEGNEIEEEEIGDDEKKQFDFLSG; encoded by the exons ATGCCGAAGCTTCTCTCAAAGATGACAAAACGTTCTCTGAG GGCCTTTACCAAAAAGCTGAGACGTTATATACCATGGGTGACTTTGAATTTGCACTGGTGTTCTATCACCGAGGCTGCGAACTACGCCCAGAGCTCCAGAAGTTCAGGCTGGGCATCCAGAAATCCCACGAGGCGATCATCAACTGCATTGGAAGTAAGAAGTTCCCTTTCCTGGTGCCTGCAGGAACAGCTGAAGCTGCCAG GTCCATCCTCAGTTAAACTGGAGAACAAAAAGGATCTCTGCTTTGTAAGCCGGCAGGCAGAG aGCAAAAAAGCAGATCAGAAACTCCAAATCAAACTGACCAAGGATCAAAAGGGCACAAAGAAACAAGAGCCCACGAGGAGTCAAAAAACAGAGCGGCAGCTCCTTGGAGAGCTCTACGCTGACAAGGCCTACCTGGAAAAGCTGCTCAAGGATGAAG ATTTGATGAAGAGCATCACAAGGCAGGGGATCAAAGTGGAGGACATGGTTCTGGGTGGCATTGCCTACCTGGACACGCGCGCTGAGTTCTGGCGGCAGCAGAAGCCCATCTACGCCCGTGTGAGGGAGCGCAAGCTCAGGCAGCAGAAGTGGGTCCGAGAGAAGAAACCAAAACCAGCCGAGGTGGCCAGATACATCGTGAAGAGTATGGAGGACATCGACATGT TGCTGACTGGCGAATCCCCCGAAGAAAGCTGCAAGAAAGCAGAGCGTGTGCTGAAAAGAATACAAGGATGGTCAGAGGATGAAGTTCCCAACAAGAATGAGCTGATTGGGAGCCTCCACAGCTGCATTGGGAATGCTCAGTTTGAGATGGGGCAGATGGAGGCAGCCCTGAAAAGCCACAAAATGGATCTGGAGTTTGCCAGGCAGAA CAATCTCCCAGACGTCACGTCCAGAGCCCTCGACAACATTGGCAGAGTTTATGCCAGGATGGGCAAATTCCAGCAAGCGATCGACGC ctgggaggagaaaaTTCCAATGGCAAaatccagcctggagaagacctGGCTGTTCCATGAGATCGGCCGATGTTACCTCGAGCTCGGCAAAGCTGAAGAAGCTCAAAACTATGGAGAGAAGTCCCTGCAGTCAGCGCTTGAGGAAGGAGATGCTGAGTGGCAGCTCCACGCGAGCGTGCTGGTAGCACAGGCACAAG aaaaattaaaggatTACCAGTCTGCAATTATGAACTTTGAAAAAGCACTAGAGAAGGCAAAGCTTGTTCACAGCGACGCTGCTCAGAAGGCCATCACTGCT GCCTTAGATGATGTGAGCAGAAGCTTCATCGAAGAcctgaaagcaagagaaagagaaatgaaagttcACGCTCTCAAAG ACCACGATCTGAGCAGTGAAAACGCAGAAGATGACAACTCGGAGGACACAGAGAGACAGGAAAGCGAGCAAAGCCCAGAGAACCAGACGGGTGAAAAAGAAGGTGCcgagagagagaaggaacaagGAAACGATGGAGCAGAGCTAAATGaacaagatgaaaaagagaACGAGGGTAAAGAAGAGAGGAGCaaacaggaggaagaggggagcgaaagaaaggaagaagggaacgaaagagaagaggggaacaaaataaaggaagaggGAAACGAAAAAGAGGGAAACGAAAGAGAAGAGGGGAACGAAatagaggaagaagaaataggaGACgatgaaaaaaagcagtttgatTTCCTGAGCGGTTAG
- the DNAJC7 gene encoding dnaJ homolog subfamily C member 7 isoform X3, translating into MGNNHAEEAESFKEQGNAYYAKKDYNEAYNYYTKAIDTCPNNASYYGNRAATLMMLGRFREALGDAQQSVRLDDSFVRGHLREGKCHLSLGNAMAASRCFQRVLELDHKNTQAQQELKNASTVLEYEKIAEVDFEKRDFRKVVFCMDRALEFAPACHRFKILKAECLALLGRYPEAQSVASDILRMDSTNADALYVRGLCLYYEDCIEKAVQFFVQALRMAPDHEKACLACRNAKALKAKKEDGNKAFKEGNYKLAYELYTEALGIDPNNIKTNAKLYCNRGTVNSKLRKLEEAIDDCTNAVKLDDTYIKAYLRRAQCYMDTEQYEDAVRDYEKVYQTEKTKEHKQLLKNAQMELKKSKRKDYYKILGVDKNASEDEIKKAYRKRALMHHPDRHSGASAEVQKEEEKKFKEVGEAFTILSDPKKKARYDSGQDLEEDGLNMGDFDANNIFKAFFGGPGGFSFEASGPGNFFFQFG; encoded by the exons ATGGGCAACAACCACGCGGA aGAAGCAGAGTCTTTCAAGGAACAAGGAAACGCATACTACGCCAAGAAAGATTACAACGAAGCATACAACTATTACACAAAAGCCATAG ATACCTGTCCTAACAATGCCAGTTATTATGGTAACAGAGCTGCCACCCTCATGATGCTGGGGAGATTCCGAGAAGCACTGGGAGATGCTCAGCAGTCCGTCAGATTGGATGATAGCTTTGTAAGG GGCCATCTACGGGAAGGGAAGTGCCATCTCTCCCTAGGGAATGCCATGGCTGCCAGCCGCTGCTTTCAACGAGTTCTAGAACTGGATCATAAGAACACTCAGGCACAGCAAGAG CTAAAGAATGCCAGTACCGTGCTCGAGTATGAAAAGATAGCAGAAGTGGATTTTGAGAAGCGAGATTTCAGGAAG GTTGTGTTTTGCATGGATCGTGCTTTGGAGTTTGCTCCTGCCTGTCACCGATTCAAAATCCTCAAGGCTGAATGCTTAGCGTTACTGGGTCGTTACCCAGAAGCACAGTCTGTAGCAAG TGACATCTTACGAATGGACTCGACAAACGCAGACGCTCTGTATGTCCGTGGTCTCTGCCTTTACTATGAAGACTGTATTGAGAAGGCGGTGCAGTTCTTTGTCCAGGCACTCAGAATGGCTCCTGATCATGAGAAAGCATGTTTAGCCTGCCGT AATGCCAAAGCACTTaaagcaaagaaggaagatggaaataaagcatttaaagaaGGAAACTACAAACTAGCATATGAACTGTACACAGAAGCACTAGGAATAGATCCTaataacataaaaacaaatgccaaACTCTACTGCAACCGGGGGACAGTTAATTCAAAG CTTAGGAAACTTGAAGAAGCAATAGATGACTGCACGAATGCAGTAAAACTGGATGACACGTATATTAAAGCATACTTGAGGAGAGCACAGTG TTACATGGACACAGAGCAATATGAAGATGCTGTAAGAGACTATGAGAAAGTTTAtcagacagaaaaaacaaaag AACACAAGCAACTTCTAAAGAatgcacagatggaactgaaaaaaagcaaacggAAAGACTACTACAAAATCCTCGGGGTTGACAAAAACGCCTCTGAAGATGAGATCAAGAAGGCCTACAGGAAAAGAGCACTAATGCATCATCCAG ACCGACACAGTGGGGCAAGTGCAGAAGtacagaaggaagaggagaagaaatttAAGGAGGTTGGTGAAGCCTTCACCATCTTGTCAGATCCCAAGAAGAAGGCTCGCTACGACAGCGGACAGGATCTAGAAGAGGATGGGTTGAACATGGGAG actTCGAtgcaaataatatatttaaggCCTTCTTTGGTGGGCCGGGAGGCTTCAGTTTTGAAG cttctgggcctggaaatttctttttccagtttggcTAA
- the NKIRAS2 gene encoding NF-kappa-B inhibitor-interacting Ras-like protein 2 codes for MGKSCKVVVCGQAAVGKTAILEQLLYGNHVVGSEMIETQEDIYVGSIETDRGVREQVRFYDTRGLRDGLELPKHCFSCTDGFVLVYSTDSKESFRRVELLKKEIDKCKDKKEVTIVVLGNKCDLQEQRRVDHDAAQHWAKGEKVKLWEVSVADRRTLIEPFIYLASKMTQPQSKSAFPLSRKNKGSGSVDG; via the exons ATGGGGAAAAGCTGCAAGGTGGTGGTGTGCGGGCAGGCCGCGGTGGGCAAAACCGCCatcctggagcagctgctgtacGGGAACCACGTGGTCG GCTCGGAGATGATCGAGACCCAGGAGGACATCTACGTGGGCTCCATCGAGACGGACCGCGGCGTGCGCGAGCAGGTGCGCTTCTACGACACGCGGGGGCTGCGGGACGGCCTGGAGCTGCCCAAGCACTGCTTCTCGTGCACCGACGGCTTCGTGCTGGTGTACAGCACCGACAGCAAGGAGTCCTTCCGGCGGGTGGAGCTGCTCAAGAAGGAGATCGACAAGTGCAAGGACAAGAAGGAG GTCACTATTGTGGTTTTGGGCAATAAATGTGACCTTCAGGAGCAGCGCCGGGTGGACCatgatgcagcccagcactgggccaAGGGCGAGAAGGTGAAGCTGTGGGAAGTGTCCGTGGCTGACCGCCGTACGTTGATCGAGCCCTTCATCTACCTGGCCAGTAAGATGACGCAGCCGCAAAGCAAGTCTGCTTTTCCCCTGAGTCGCAAGAACAAAGGCAGCGGGTCTGTGGATGGCTGA
- the DNAJC7 gene encoding dnaJ homolog subfamily C member 7 isoform X1 — MLRLLGGHELGYGQNVFSCYSLCFSSFREAESFKEQGNAYYAKKDYNEAYNYYTKAIDTCPNNASYYGNRAATLMMLGRFREALGDAQQSVRLDDSFVRGHLREGKCHLSLGNAMAASRCFQRVLELDHKNTQAQQELKNASTVLEYEKIAEVDFEKRDFRKVVFCMDRALEFAPACHRFKILKAECLALLGRYPEAQSVASDILRMDSTNADALYVRGLCLYYEDCIEKAVQFFVQALRMAPDHEKACLACRNAKALKAKKEDGNKAFKEGNYKLAYELYTEALGIDPNNIKTNAKLYCNRGTVNSKLRKLEEAIDDCTNAVKLDDTYIKAYLRRAQCYMDTEQYEDAVRDYEKVYQTEKTKEHKQLLKNAQMELKKSKRKDYYKILGVDKNASEDEIKKAYRKRALMHHPDRHSGASAEVQKEEEKKFKEVGEAFTILSDPKKKARYDSGQDLEEDGLNMGDFDANNIFKAFFGGPGGFSFEASGPGNFFFQFG, encoded by the exons ATGCTAAGATTGCTTGGAGGTCACGAGCTTGGTTATGGTCAGAACGTGTTCTCATGCTATTCcttgtgtttctcttcctttagaGAAGCAGAGTCTTTCAAGGAACAAGGAAACGCATACTACGCCAAGAAAGATTACAACGAAGCATACAACTATTACACAAAAGCCATAG ATACCTGTCCTAACAATGCCAGTTATTATGGTAACAGAGCTGCCACCCTCATGATGCTGGGGAGATTCCGAGAAGCACTGGGAGATGCTCAGCAGTCCGTCAGATTGGATGATAGCTTTGTAAGG GGCCATCTACGGGAAGGGAAGTGCCATCTCTCCCTAGGGAATGCCATGGCTGCCAGCCGCTGCTTTCAACGAGTTCTAGAACTGGATCATAAGAACACTCAGGCACAGCAAGAG CTAAAGAATGCCAGTACCGTGCTCGAGTATGAAAAGATAGCAGAAGTGGATTTTGAGAAGCGAGATTTCAGGAAG GTTGTGTTTTGCATGGATCGTGCTTTGGAGTTTGCTCCTGCCTGTCACCGATTCAAAATCCTCAAGGCTGAATGCTTAGCGTTACTGGGTCGTTACCCAGAAGCACAGTCTGTAGCAAG TGACATCTTACGAATGGACTCGACAAACGCAGACGCTCTGTATGTCCGTGGTCTCTGCCTTTACTATGAAGACTGTATTGAGAAGGCGGTGCAGTTCTTTGTCCAGGCACTCAGAATGGCTCCTGATCATGAGAAAGCATGTTTAGCCTGCCGT AATGCCAAAGCACTTaaagcaaagaaggaagatggaaataaagcatttaaagaaGGAAACTACAAACTAGCATATGAACTGTACACAGAAGCACTAGGAATAGATCCTaataacataaaaacaaatgccaaACTCTACTGCAACCGGGGGACAGTTAATTCAAAG CTTAGGAAACTTGAAGAAGCAATAGATGACTGCACGAATGCAGTAAAACTGGATGACACGTATATTAAAGCATACTTGAGGAGAGCACAGTG TTACATGGACACAGAGCAATATGAAGATGCTGTAAGAGACTATGAGAAAGTTTAtcagacagaaaaaacaaaag AACACAAGCAACTTCTAAAGAatgcacagatggaactgaaaaaaagcaaacggAAAGACTACTACAAAATCCTCGGGGTTGACAAAAACGCCTCTGAAGATGAGATCAAGAAGGCCTACAGGAAAAGAGCACTAATGCATCATCCAG ACCGACACAGTGGGGCAAGTGCAGAAGtacagaaggaagaggagaagaaatttAAGGAGGTTGGTGAAGCCTTCACCATCTTGTCAGATCCCAAGAAGAAGGCTCGCTACGACAGCGGACAGGATCTAGAAGAGGATGGGTTGAACATGGGAG actTCGAtgcaaataatatatttaaggCCTTCTTTGGTGGGCCGGGAGGCTTCAGTTTTGAAG cttctgggcctggaaatttctttttccagtttggcTAA
- the TTC25 gene encoding tetratricopeptide repeat protein 25 isoform X1 yields the protein MAEGSAPAGTFPGFMTEGTLLYRRGEYGKALACFNNALQLRAGDKHCLVARSQCYLKLGDMENSLKDAEASLKDDKTFSEGLYQKAETLYTMGDFEFALVFYHRGCELRPELQKFRLGIQKSHEAIINCIGSPSSVKLENKKDLCFVSRQAESKKADQKLQIKLTKDQKGTKKQEPTRSQKTERQLLGELYADKAYLEKLLKDEDLMKSITRQGIKVEDMVLGGIAYLDTRAEFWRQQKPIYARVRERKLRQQKWVREKKPKPAEVARYIVKSMEDIDMLLTGESPEESCKKAERVLKRIQGWSEDEVPNKNELIGSLHSCIGNAQFEMGQMEAALKSHKMDLEFARQNNLPDVTSRALDNIGRVYARMGKFQQAIDAWEEKIPMAKSSLEKTWLFHEIGRCYLELGKAEEAQNYGEKSLQSALEEGDAEWQLHASVLVAQAQEKLKDYQSAIMNFEKALEKAKLVHSDAAQKAITAALDDVSRSFIEDLKAREREMKVHALKDHDLSSENAEDDNSEDTERQESEQSPENQTGEKEGAEREKEQGNDGAELNEQDEKENEGKEERSKQEEEGSERKEEGNEREEGNKIKEEGNEKEGNEREEGNEIEEEEIGDDEKKQFDFLSG from the exons ATGGCGGAGGGCTCCGCGCCGGCCGGCACTTTCCCGGGCTTCATGACCGAGGGCACGCTGCTGTACCGGCGGGGCGAGTATGGCAAGGCCCTGGCCTGCTTCAACAAC GCgctgcagctgagagcagggGACAAGCACTGCCTCGTCGCCCGCTCACAGTGTTACCTGAAGCTCGGAGACATGGAGAATTCCCTGAAGGATGCCGAAGCTTCTCTCAAAGATGACAAAACGTTCTCTGAG GGCCTTTACCAAAAAGCTGAGACGTTATATACCATGGGTGACTTTGAATTTGCACTGGTGTTCTATCACCGAGGCTGCGAACTACGCCCAGAGCTCCAGAAGTTCAGGCTGGGCATCCAGAAATCCCACGAGGCGATCATCAACTGCATTGGAA GTCCATCCTCAGTTAAACTGGAGAACAAAAAGGATCTCTGCTTTGTAAGCCGGCAGGCAGAG aGCAAAAAAGCAGATCAGAAACTCCAAATCAAACTGACCAAGGATCAAAAGGGCACAAAGAAACAAGAGCCCACGAGGAGTCAAAAAACAGAGCGGCAGCTCCTTGGAGAGCTCTACGCTGACAAGGCCTACCTGGAAAAGCTGCTCAAGGATGAAG ATTTGATGAAGAGCATCACAAGGCAGGGGATCAAAGTGGAGGACATGGTTCTGGGTGGCATTGCCTACCTGGACACGCGCGCTGAGTTCTGGCGGCAGCAGAAGCCCATCTACGCCCGTGTGAGGGAGCGCAAGCTCAGGCAGCAGAAGTGGGTCCGAGAGAAGAAACCAAAACCAGCCGAGGTGGCCAGATACATCGTGAAGAGTATGGAGGACATCGACATGT TGCTGACTGGCGAATCCCCCGAAGAAAGCTGCAAGAAAGCAGAGCGTGTGCTGAAAAGAATACAAGGATGGTCAGAGGATGAAGTTCCCAACAAGAATGAGCTGATTGGGAGCCTCCACAGCTGCATTGGGAATGCTCAGTTTGAGATGGGGCAGATGGAGGCAGCCCTGAAAAGCCACAAAATGGATCTGGAGTTTGCCAGGCAGAA CAATCTCCCAGACGTCACGTCCAGAGCCCTCGACAACATTGGCAGAGTTTATGCCAGGATGGGCAAATTCCAGCAAGCGATCGACGC ctgggaggagaaaaTTCCAATGGCAAaatccagcctggagaagacctGGCTGTTCCATGAGATCGGCCGATGTTACCTCGAGCTCGGCAAAGCTGAAGAAGCTCAAAACTATGGAGAGAAGTCCCTGCAGTCAGCGCTTGAGGAAGGAGATGCTGAGTGGCAGCTCCACGCGAGCGTGCTGGTAGCACAGGCACAAG aaaaattaaaggatTACCAGTCTGCAATTATGAACTTTGAAAAAGCACTAGAGAAGGCAAAGCTTGTTCACAGCGACGCTGCTCAGAAGGCCATCACTGCT GCCTTAGATGATGTGAGCAGAAGCTTCATCGAAGAcctgaaagcaagagaaagagaaatgaaagttcACGCTCTCAAAG ACCACGATCTGAGCAGTGAAAACGCAGAAGATGACAACTCGGAGGACACAGAGAGACAGGAAAGCGAGCAAAGCCCAGAGAACCAGACGGGTGAAAAAGAAGGTGCcgagagagagaaggaacaagGAAACGATGGAGCAGAGCTAAATGaacaagatgaaaaagagaACGAGGGTAAAGAAGAGAGGAGCaaacaggaggaagaggggagcgaaagaaaggaagaagggaacgaaagagaagaggggaacaaaataaaggaagaggGAAACGAAAAAGAGGGAAACGAAAGAGAAGAGGGGAACGAAatagaggaagaagaaataggaGACgatgaaaaaaagcagtttgatTTCCTGAGCGGTTAG
- the CNP gene encoding 2',3'-cyclic-nucleotide 3'-phosphodiesterase — MSAQSAKERPESLRFPFLDDDDTVSTLKESRTFFILRGLPGSGKSTLAQAIQERYKDACRVIAADSYKITPVLRSSIPEEYSKVDEDLVDYCKREISVIVLDDTHHERERLEQIFDIADKYRYKVIFAEPKTQWRMDCSQLKDKNQWKLTADDLKKMKPSLEKEFLPMYYGWFLSKRSSEILRKAGQVFLDELGSLKAFKKESKFFTSEDPKIKIDLTSYFVKRPPGVLHCTTKYTDFGKAAGAEEYAQHEAVRASYGKGFTLSISGLFVTTKTVGARVELSEQQLLLWPGDADKVLASDSLPRGSRAHITLGCASGVEAVQTGIDLLEFVKLEKAGNKGDEMGEIGGGKLQYFGNGMWMLVLSKKIDVRAIFSGYYGKGKLVPTQSTNKRGSAFSSCTII, encoded by the exons atgtctGCTCAGTCAGCGAAAGAACGGCCCGAAAGCTTGCGGTTCCCCTTCCTCGACGATGACGACACCGTCTCCACGCTCAAAGAGTCCAGAACCTTCTTCATCCTGCGGGGGCTTCCTGGCAGCGGGAAGTCCACGCTGGCTCAGGCCATTCAGGAGCGGTACAAGGACGCCTGCAGGGTGATCGCTGCCGACAGCTACAAAATCACACCCGTGCTGAGGAGCAGCATCCCAGAAGAATATTCCAAAGTGGATGAGGATCTAGTTGACTATTGCAAGCGAGAGATCAGCGTTATCGTTTTGGATGACACTCACCATGAAAGGGAACGACTGGAGCAAATCTTTGACATTGCTGACAAATACCGCTACAAAGTCATCTTTGCTGAGCCCAAAACCCAGTGGAGAATGGATTGCTCGCAGCTTAAGGATAAGAACCAGTGGAAACTGACAGCGGACGACCTGAAGAAGATGAAGCCGAGCCTGGAGAAGGAGTTCCTCCCCATGTATTATGGGTGGTTTTTGAGCAAGAGAAGCTCTGAGATCCTGAGGAAGGCTGGCCAGGTCTTCTTGGATGAGCTCGGAAGTCTCAAAGCCTtcaaaaaggagagcaaattCT TTACTTCTGAAGatcccaaaataaaaatagatctCACCAGCTACTTCGTGAAGCGGCCACCCGGGGTCTTGCACTGCACCACCAAGTACACAGACTTCGGAAAAGCAGCGGGGGCTGAGGAGTACGCGCAGCACGAG GCTGTGCGAGCCTCCTACGGCAAAGGCTTCACCTTGTCCATTTCTGGTCTGTTTGTCACCACGAAAACTGTCGGAGCTCGCGTGGAGCTGAgcgagcagcagctgctgctgtggcccGGGGACGCCGATAAGGTCCTGGCCTCCGACAGCCTCCCCAGGGGCAGCCGCGCTCACATCACCCTCGGCTGCGCCAGCGGCGTGGAAGCGGTGCAGACCGGGATCGATCTGCTGGAGTTTGTGAAACTGGAAAAGGCGGGGAACAAAGGGGATGAAATGGGGGAAATTGGAGGAGGGAAGCTGCAGTATTTTGGTAATGGGATGTGGATGCTCGTCCTTTCCAAAAAGATCGATGTGAGGGCGATATTCTCAGGTTActatggaaaaggaaaactcGTGCCTACGCAGAGCACCAACAAACGGGGCTCTGccttcagctcctgcaccatCATCTAA